A window of the Sphingobium sp. CAP-1 genome harbors these coding sequences:
- a CDS encoding sulfurtransferase TusA family protein, translated as MADDPVRVNARGMKCPWPALRAARAMRAADAILITADDPIAPRELEALARQQGWDFTPIDTDLFSLRKAG; from the coding sequence ATGGCCGACGATCCGGTCAGGGTGAACGCCAGGGGCATGAAATGCCCCTGGCCCGCGCTGCGCGCCGCGCGGGCGATGCGGGCGGCCGACGCCATCCTGATCACCGCCGACGATCCGATCGCGCCGCGCGAACTGGAGGCGCTCGCCCGGCAGCAGGGCTGGGATTTCACGCCGATCGACACGGATCTTTTTTCGCTGCGCAAGGCCGGCTGA